The following are encoded together in the Monodelphis domestica isolate mMonDom1 chromosome 5, mMonDom1.pri, whole genome shotgun sequence genome:
- the LOC103096957 gene encoding galectin-1-like, producing MSQKMDITDLNIQPKTEIKVTGEILPGASHFAITLAEDHENFGLHFNPRFKIGNDNKIIACNSKYDDVWGEEQKEANFPFEPGTLTEVWFTFDKNSFFVKLPDDSPIKFPNRLNLDIIKVVKIKGDFKLKSIRFD from the exons ATGAGTCAG AAAATGGACATCACAGACTTGAACATTCAAcccaaaacagaaataaaagtaaCGGGTGAAATACTGCCTGGAGCCAGTCA CTTTGCAATCACCTTAGCTGAGGACCACGAGAACTTTGGACTTCACTTCAACCCACGCTTCAAGATAGGTAATGACAACAAGATCATCGCCTGTAATTCCAAATACGATGATGTTTGGGGTGAAGAACAAAAGGAGGCCAACTTCCCCTTTGAACCAGGGACTCTCACTGAG GTTTGGTTCACATTTGATAAGAATTCCTTTTTTGTGAAGCTCCCTGATGACTCCCCTATCAAATTTCCAAATCGCCTCAACTTAGACATTATCAAGGTCGTGAAAATTAAGGGTGACTTCAAGTTAAAATCAATAAGATTTGACTGA